AGATGTTCCATCACTCAAAGCAGATCCTGTTTGAGGATTaattgaaatgaaaaattccTTCGAAGTGTACTTTTTTGCCAACCCAATTATAACCTTCAACTCTTGGAAGCTTGGAATAGTCTCAATGCATATAATGTCAACGTCGGAATTCTCgtaaaattcaaacaacGGAGTGTGGTATTCAATCAACTCTTCGTCAGTAACACCTTGATAATCACCGTTATATTCTGATCCGTTGGCAAGCAAAGTAGCATAAGGTCCAATAGACCCAGCAATAATAACATCGTCTCGACCAGATTTCTTGACGGCGTTTTTAGCAACATTCAAAGCCAGGTTCCAAAGAGCAATGGCTTGATCCATATCGTAGCCAATATATTTATGCAATGACGCATATGATGTTTGGTATGTTGAAGTAATAATCATGTCGGCGCCAACATTGATATAATCTAAATGGACCTGTTCCACCAACCCAGGGTTCTTGATCAAAACTTGACCAGACCAAAGTGGGCTGCCGCTTGGGAGATAGGTGGAAGTTGTTGGTAATAATCTTTCCAACTCAGTACCTAAAGCACCGTCGATGactaattttcttttttctaaaaTATCCTGAACACGTCCCATTACTGTTGAAGTAAGATAATCAGTTGAATGATTTACCGAAGAAGAATAAGGAATAAGTTATTagtattgaaattttttttttttcaacaatgaTGAAATGGATGTATGTATTAGTCATAACCCAACGATATGTGGCTAGTACTTCAATTAGGAATGGTCCGGTatataatgaaatcaagaaattagaagagaattttgttttctgtTTGCCGTGCGCTGTTGTAGGATTGGTAAGgtgagagagagagagaaagtAATAAAGAGTTATGCAATTTTTCGCCTTGGTTCACGCAATTTCTTTCCTTCTCAGTTtgattttctctttcttttttttttttcctgcTGTTTGGTAATTGCATTGTGGAAGACTTGAAAAATAGACCATCGGTTCTGCGATACATTCCCAGCACTGCTTTAATCaactaaaacaaaacaaacatACATACAGTGAGGTAAAACAGAAGGTATGgagttttcaaataaaagaTCAAGAGACGACTTTGAACAAGATGAAGGTCAATTCCACGATGGTCCTAGCCATGATAGTTTTGACCATAAACGACACCATATTGACCCAGCACAggaattgataaataatatatgTAAAGACATTCGAAGATTGGGTGAAGCAGGTGATATCGAGAACTTGATTGCTGACACAAACTATATTTCCAACCCTATAGTTGCTGAATTTGAGAAAATTGACAACTTGAGAAACTCCATCTTGTCAACTATTTATGCATTAATAACTGAACAACCTCATAAAATCAGTGCTATTGCAAActtgatattgatttgtAACGCCAAGAACTTTGTCATTGCCAAATATGTGATTGAATATTTACATTCAAAGATGCAAACCATGTTGGATTCTCAAGAAGGCTCAGTGTTTAATGATATTAAgaatatattgaaatttttgagCACATTGACACCAATTATCGAAGATAACGGAATTATCCAAATcttcaaacaatttttaaattttgcAATCGAATTACAAGAGCAAACTGAAGTTAGAAATGGTTTAGCCCAAGAGATATACTATAATGTTTTGATTGCCATACCATACGTACTTAGTAATGATAATTCTGacgatttgaaaaaaag
This genomic stretch from Candida albicans SC5314 chromosome 1, complete sequence harbors:
- the SAM4 gene encoding S-adenosylmethionine-homocysteine S-methyltransferase (Putative S-adenosylmethionine-homocysteine methyltransferase; Hap43-repressed; alkaline induced; Spider biofilm repressed); the encoded protein is MGRVQDILEKRKLVIDGALGTELERLLPTTSTYLPSGSPLWSGQVLIKNPGLVEQVHLDYINVGADMIITSTYQTSYASLHKYIGYDMDQAIALWNSALNVAKNAVKKSGRDDVIIAGSIGPYATLLANGSEYNGDYQGVTDEELIEYHTPLFEFYENSDVDIICIETIPSFQELKVIIGLAKKYTSKEFFISINPQTGSALSDGTSLIEVAQLFAEINDPRFVAVGINCTSYENVDQISTYLTDFPLFIYPNLGFVYDTTVHKFVSKVLQESTWSKSVAKWLAFPNVKAIGGCCSTTPAEIKQVAQLINQ